The following proteins are encoded in a genomic region of Streptomyces collinus Tu 365:
- a CDS encoding NADPH-dependent FMN reductase, producing the protein MARPLVVAMGGSLRTPSTSLTALCVAVEGAADAGADTRVIDLKRLDLPFYTSEHGVPASARRLADAVQAADALLWSSPTYHGSVSGAFKNAVDWLALLADHDPPYLSNKPVGMLTTAGGVQGLQAINAMEFIVRSLRGWAVPLVLAVPRSSRVFDGDGRLTDQAVAGQLRGLGAEVTRAALQFRAEGTCDYAQERPSGAVRD; encoded by the coding sequence GGTTCGCTGCGCACTCCGTCGACCAGCCTCACCGCACTGTGTGTGGCGGTCGAGGGGGCGGCCGACGCGGGCGCCGACACCCGGGTGATCGATCTCAAGCGGCTGGACCTCCCGTTCTACACGTCCGAGCACGGGGTCCCCGCGTCCGCCCGCCGGCTCGCGGACGCCGTTCAGGCCGCCGACGCCCTGCTGTGGAGCAGCCCGACGTACCACGGTTCGGTCAGCGGCGCGTTCAAGAACGCGGTGGACTGGCTCGCCCTCCTGGCCGACCACGACCCGCCCTACCTCAGCAACAAACCCGTGGGGATGCTGACGACCGCCGGTGGAGTGCAGGGCCTGCAGGCGATCAACGCGATGGAGTTCATCGTCCGGTCGTTGCGCGGCTGGGCCGTGCCGCTGGTGCTCGCCGTCCCGCGGTCCTCCCGGGTCTTCGACGGCGACGGACGCCTCACCGACCAGGCGGTCGCCGGCCAGTTGCGTGGCCTCGGCGCGGAGGTGACCAGGGCGGCTCTGCAGTTCCGGGCGGAAGGGACGTGCGACTACGCGCAGGAGCGGCCGTCCGGGGCCGTCCGGGACTGA